The Micropterus dolomieu isolate WLL.071019.BEF.003 ecotype Adirondacks linkage group LG14, ASM2129224v1, whole genome shotgun sequence DNA segment agcgtttgctgtcaggtccctgaggctctggaacagcctgcccgaggaaatcaggtcaggtttcatgcttttatcttgtattgtttttgtattattgtctcttgggtattattgtctttccacttgttaaagcactttgtaacttgtttttgtgctctacagtgctctacaaataaagattattattattattattattataatgccTAAACAGTCAGAGATCCAGCATAAAATATAAGATGCTAGTTTGGAAGGGATCAGTGGACCAACTAAATGGGTATTTCTGTCTGAAAAGAAGGAAATTACATATGTGAGCTCTGAATGGAGTTGAAATTACTCAATAATGAATGGAGTACAACAGTTGAGTATGCGCTGGACTGCCATACCAATGAGCCTGCCTCTTTGGTGTTgtggtcaagttgcatgtttggtaccctctAGACCCGGGTTTGAATATGGGTGAGGTTACTGCTCATGCATTTCCGTCACAGTTACAAATGTATAtgaaaaattattgtttttatttgatgtgaCTGTTCCTCTCACACTTTATAATTTCTGCCCAAATTATTATCTGAAATAGTCTGGAAACTATAAGAGTAAAGAGAAAACATAATTTGGTCATTTGAATAGAAAGTGCAGGATGCCTCCCTGGTAACAGCAGGTTGGACTATGTTCATATAGACAATAGAGATTTGTTAACCAGCAGAGATTTTGTTGAACCttcatttgtctgtttttaattcACTGAGTTGGTCAAAGACAAATATTCACAGTTTTGCATAGAAAGAttttttattggatttttagaaatttaatttaaagcagCGTCAGTTGAATAAGATTTGATTGccaaacacacaacaaatgttgCAAAACTCCTGCTCTGATGCCTACCACTAAAACAAAGATAAGCAAATAGTTTGTAAATTTGTTTCTTATTggtaacaacaaaaaaaaggaacaaaaacgcaaaacaaatacagttttGGGTAGACATAAGTTATTTCTTAATAAACTAAATCAAAATGTGTTTCCAATAGTCCaatatctgtcttgtctctatCCTTTCTGTTCATCTacatttctcctcctgtttcctcccctttctctccctccctctgtctctgcctaATTGGAGCTGACTGTAGAAATGATGTCATCATTCAGACTGATTGACTGCTGATTGCTGTCCATTCTGCAACAAACCACAGAGACCAAAAGCTTGTCTATGGCCCCTTTCCTCATGAAGACATACAGGACTAAGTCTGCAAGAGGACTCAACTTAACAAACATGAAAGACAGTTTGATGAGGGTTTTGTTAAAGTCGTCTCCCAGGAACCAAATGATTGTAGGCAGGATCAGCAGTGTATAAATAAGCAGCACCAGAACCAAAATTCCCACAATTCGTCGTTTTTCATCAGAGGGGACGGAGATGGAAGCAGGCAGGGCTTTGAGGGTCGCAACCAGGAAGAAGATTAACAGTGGGAAGGGAAGGAAGAAGACAGTGATGATTATGTACATGACCActtttgtgtaaaataaattgaaaaggACAGCACAGACAAGAGTAAggacccagaccaggacacagaCCACCACAGAGGTCTTGATAGTTCGTCTGAAGCGGTACCACAGCGGGTGGacgatgaccaaatacctgtaatacaagatggacacaaagtctttgaggagcttcagagttataaactaatataatgttcagacacataaggagctccacacatactggatagacagacagatacctTTCCAGGGCGATGCAGACCATGAAGCCAACACTGGCCATcagaccagagaggtaaaaagaagagaagatgTTACGTATCTCCACATCCAGTTGTGCCACCTTAACGATCATGTAGCAGAGCTGAATAAGGTCAGAAATGAGAAGGTTGATGACGTAGATCGGAGCAACATGACCCCTTCTCACCTgcaggtaaaagtaaacaagcAGCTGTGAACATGTTgtgaagtccacctcctcccaaatctgtcatcttgctcttcccagcagctgcagtctgagCCATTTCTGACTTTTTCCATCAAGCAGAAATCTCAGATATGACACACTCCAATCCCTGCAGTAACGAGACTAAGAGCCAGATTTgctgcagcttctgcagcagtttttcagcCATATATATGAAGCATTCTGGCTCAAACACATGCACTGGATTTATCAAACACACTGGAGTCGCAGTTACATGTTAACAGAGCTCAATTGTGTTTTCACTGGATTAACTGAGGTTGTACAATTTACCTCAGTATCAACAGCATCTCCACGTGCACCTGCTCTGAGTGGCTGGACCTGTTGTACTAAAGTAGGCAAAGTATTTGATCAAGAAGGCCTACTGTTTTTTGAGCTTGGCAATGACAATGTTACTATGCTGATGTTTAGAAGTTATTGACTGCCATGATTACCACTAACGTgtgtggacagacagacagacagacgagtcCACCCCGAACTGAAAATGTGCAAATTTGTGttgatattttgtgtggccattattttccagcactgccttaaccctcttgggcatggagttcaccagagcttcacaggttgccactggagtcctcttccactcctccatgacgacatcacggagctggtggatgttagagaccctgcgctcctccaccttctgtttgaggacgccccacagatgctcaatagggtttaggtctggagacatgcttggccagttcATCACCTTTATCTTCAGCTTCTTTAgaaaggcagtggtcgtcttggaggtgtgtttggggccgttatcatgttggaatactgccctgcagcccagtctctggagggaggggatcatgctctgcttcagtatgtcacagtacatgttggcattcagtACATGTTAGCTTCTTTAGttgaccatggcgaggcctgttctgagtggagtctgtcctgttgaaccgctgtatggctatcttggccaccgtgctgcatcTC contains these protein-coding regions:
- the LOC123983424 gene encoding mas-related G-protein coupled receptor member A8-like isoform X2, yielding MEDYYNNYGSQNQTYELSDYYENDIYENDIYDKDNDYKNIDFITYVLTCIIIAIGLPLTLVAIYALFSLLCYMIVKVAQLDVEIRNIFSSFYLSGLMASVGFMVCIALERYLVIVHPLWYRFRRTIKTSVVVCVLVWVLTLVCAVLFNLFYTKVVMYIIITVFFLPFPLLIFFLVATLKALPASISVPSDEKRRIVGILVLVLLIYTLLILPTIIWFLGDDFNKTLIKLSFMFVKLSPLADLVLYVFMRKGAIDKLLVSVVCCRMDSNQQSISLNDDIISTVSSN
- the LOC123983424 gene encoding G-protein coupled receptor 4-like isoform X1, coding for MEDYYNNYGSQNQTYELSDYYENDIYENDIYDKDNDYKNIDFITYVLTCIIIAIGLPLTLVAIYALFSLVRRGHVAPIYVINLLISDLIQLCYMIVKVAQLDVEIRNIFSSFYLSGLMASVGFMVCIALERYLVIVHPLWYRFRRTIKTSVVVCVLVWVLTLVCAVLFNLFYTKVVMYIIITVFFLPFPLLIFFLVATLKALPASISVPSDEKRRIVGILVLVLLIYTLLILPTIIWFLGDDFNKTLIKLSFMFVKLSPLADLVLYVFMRKGAIDKLLVSVVCCRMDSNQQSISLNDDIISTVSSN